A single Deltaproteobacteria bacterium DNA region contains:
- a CDS encoding rod shape-determining protein, which translates to MNFFFDKFLGVFSSDLAIDLGTANTLVYVKGKGIVLSEPSVVAVRTDARLKNRVLAVGLEAKNMLGRTPGNIVAIRPMRDGVIADFEVTEAMLRHFIQKVHNRRTFVRPRIIIAVPSGITQVEKRAVRESAESAGAREVFLIEEPMAAAIGADLPITEPTCNMVVDIGGGTTEVAVISLAGIVYSRSLRVAGDKMDSAIIQYIKRKYNLLIGERTAEIIKTTIGNAYPDPQDISTIEVKGRDLVSGIPKILAIDSEEIRVAISEQIDAIVETVKIALEQTPPELAADIVDSGIVLTGGGALLKNLDKLLREESGLPITVTEDPLSTVALGSGMALDSIEILKQVIIT; encoded by the coding sequence ATGAATTTTTTCTTCGACAAATTTCTGGGCGTGTTTTCCAGCGACCTGGCCATCGATCTGGGAACGGCAAACACACTGGTCTATGTCAAGGGCAAGGGCATTGTCCTGAGCGAACCGTCGGTCGTAGCGGTCCGAACCGATGCACGTCTGAAAAACAGGGTGCTGGCCGTGGGTTTGGAGGCCAAGAACATGCTTGGAAGGACGCCCGGCAACATCGTCGCCATCCGTCCGATGCGTGACGGCGTGATAGCAGATTTCGAAGTCACCGAGGCTATGCTGCGCCATTTCATCCAAAAGGTGCATAACCGGCGTACGTTCGTCCGACCCAGGATTATCATCGCCGTGCCTTCCGGCATCACCCAGGTGGAGAAAAGGGCGGTCAGGGAATCGGCTGAATCGGCGGGAGCCCGTGAAGTGTTCCTGATCGAGGAACCCATGGCGGCGGCCATCGGCGCCGACCTCCCCATTACGGAACCGACCTGCAACATGGTCGTGGACATCGGCGGCGGAACCACGGAAGTGGCGGTCATCTCCCTGGCGGGTATCGTGTACAGCCGTTCGCTCAGGGTGGCCGGGGACAAGATGGACTCGGCAATCATCCAATACATCAAAAGGAAATACAATCTTCTCATCGGCGAGCGAACCGCGGAAATCATAAAAACCACCATCGGCAACGCTTACCCGGACCCCCAGGACATCTCCACCATCGAAGTCAAGGGAAGGGACCTGGTGAGCGGCATTCCCAAGATTCTCGCTATCGATTCGGAGGAGATCCGGGTCGCCATTTCGGAACAGATCGATGCCATCGTGGAAACGGTAAAAATCGCCCTGGAGCAAACGCCCCCGGAACTGGCGGCCGATATTGTGGACAGCGGTATTGTGCTGACAGGCGGCGGCGCCCTGCTTAAAAACCTGGACAAGCTCCTGCGGGAAGAGAGCGGTCTGCCCATTACCGTGACGGAAGACCCCCTGTCGACCGTGGCGCTGGGATCGGGTATGGCGCTCGACAGCATCGAAATACTCAAACAGGTCATCATTACCTAA